The Sulfurospirillum tamanense nucleotide sequence ATCTGTTCATTGCTAATGCTTCCATGTCCTTTGAGCACCTCTTTGTCATTGAACGCTATAATGCGGTCGATATTTTCTCTCCAAAACTCCATCGTTATATCTTGACGGTTTTTAGCTCTTAGTTCCGCTGTTTCTAAAAACACGACAACGAAACGATTGAGACTATCTAGCTCATCAACGCTTAGGTAATTTTTGGCGATGTATATATCAACTTTGCGAACTTTGGAACTTTCAAAACTTGTAAGTGCCATATTTGAACGTGTAGCATCCGCGCGGCTTACGATAATCTCAGCGGCTGTTTGCCCTGTAATAGCAAAGAGTAGTTTATTTTGAGCCTCAGCATAAAATAACTGTGTGGCTTTATCGCTGGCATCATAGTCGCTACTCAGGGCAAAAAGCTCTCGTACCTTTTGATAAAATCGTTTTTCAGATGCTCGTATATCTCTGATGCGTGCAAGTAATTCATCAAAATAATCAGGTTTACCATCAGGATTTTTAAGCCTCTCATCATCCATCACAAAACCTTTAACCATATACTCGCTCAGGTTTTTGTTTGCCCACTGACGAAACTGTGTCCCTCGTTTGCTTCGCACTCTAAAACCAATGGCTAAAATCATCGCCAAAGCGTAGTGGGAAACAGAGTAATTTTTCCCATCACTG carries:
- a CDS encoding virulence RhuM family protein; this translates as MSENNIIIYNTADGKASVSLLTKDGTAWLSQSQLAELFATSKQNISLHIQNIFEEGELAQNSVVKEYLTTASDGKNYSVSHYALAMILAIGFRVRSKRGTQFRQWANKNLSEYMVKGFVMDDERLKNPDGKPDYFDELLARIRDIRASEKRFYQKVRELFALSSDYDASDKATQLFYAEAQNKLLFAITGQTAAEIIVSRADATRSNMALTSFESSKVRKVDIYIAKNYLSVDELDSLNRFVVVFLETAELRAKNRQDITMEFWRENIDRIIAFNDKEVLKGHGSISNEQMKKMVESVYETFDEKRKRYEAIEADKQDLEALQQLEAKVKKR